The Ostrinia nubilalis chromosome 17, ilOstNubi1.1, whole genome shotgun sequence genome contains a region encoding:
- the LOC135079876 gene encoding histidine-rich protein PFHRP-II-like: MPPELQMLHSSASMQHLQMHQLAHQPGLPHHPGLAHAASMSHTASLGHAAGIGHAAGIHAAGIGHAAGSHVAGIGHAASIGHAARPAPKRPLCHHHAPRHGTLAHTYRAP, from the coding sequence ATGCCGCCGGAGCTGCAAATGCTCCACAGCAGCGCATCCATGCAGCATCTGCAGATGCACCAGCTGGCGCACCAGCCTGGCCTGCCGCACCACCCGGGCCTGGCGCACGCCGCGAGCATGAGCCATACGGCTAGCCTGGGCCATGCGGCTGGTATAGGCCACGCGGCCGGTATCCACGCAGCTGGTATAGGCCACGCGGCCGGTAGCCATGTGGCCGGTATAGGCCACGCGGCAAGCATAGGCCACGCAGCGAGGCCGGCGCCCAAGCGGCCGCTGTGCCACCACCACGCGCCGCGCCACGGCACGCTGGCACACACCTACCGTGCGCCCTAG